The sequence GTGAGGGTGATGGAGAGGCTGGCGAGGAGGTATGATGGTATTCCGCTTGAGGTTGTTTTCAGGACCTTGGAGGAGAAGGGCCTCCAGGAGGATGAGATTAGGCGGTTCCTTGAGAAGGGTGAGAGGTTGAACTACCTCCAGGTGGAGGGTGAGTTCGTGAGGTGGCTGTGAGGTGAGGCGAGATGAGGACTAAGACGGTTTCGGCGAGGGTTGGGTTGGAGTTCTATGAGAGGGTGAAGGCTGAGGCGGAGAAGCGTGGAGAGACTGTGAGCGACTTGGTGAGGAGAGCTTTGGAGCGGGAGCTCAAAAGGCCTTGGTGGCGGTTCTGGTGATTTTTCATTTTTTCTGTCGGGAGATTTCTCCCGTTTTCTCCCTTTTTCTGGTTCACTGCTTAAATACGGTGGGTGAAATAGGGTGAAATTGGGGGATTCACCGAGATTCACCCGGAATCCCCCGGTGAAAATTGGTGAAATGGGGTGAGACTGGTGGGTGAAGTGCGAGAAAAAAAGCTTTACGTGTGTTTGAGATGCGGAAACAAGTTCTGGAGCCGTGCGAAAAAGCCTCAGTGTTCGGTTTGCAAGTCAAAGCGCGTGATTCCTTACGAGGAGTTTTTACAGCTTCCGCAGGAAGAGCAGGAGCGGATTTTGGGAAAGAGGAAGGAGGAGAATGAAGAACAGGTAGAGGCTGCGGGAGTGAAATCGGGTGAGAGTGGGGGAAATTCGGTGAAAATCGAGGAATCCCCCGAGGGTGAGAGGGTGAAAAGCGGGGATTCACCAAAAATCACCGGGGTGAAAAAGGGTGAAAAGCAGGGTGAGAGGGTGAAGGGTGAAAGGGTGAAGCGGGAAATCAGCATTCCGAAGCCGAGGCTGAGCTGGAAGGCTGTGGGTTTGGTCGTTGGGTTGGCCTTCCTGTGGTACCTGTACAAGACCGGGTGGTTTGATTCGGTGCTGGAGTTCCTGGGTGTGAAAGAGAAGGAGGAGCCGGTCAAGGCTTACGAGGAGAGGCGTTCTCCCCTTCTTGGAAAGATTGAGAGCAACCTGAGGAGGTGAGAGCGTGAGCGAGTGGTTAGTTATTCGGTACAGGTTCAACGAGGACTGGAAGGCGTGGGTTCCTGATAGTACGATGGTCTTCAAGTCTGATGAGGAGCTGTTGAGGTTTCTGCGTGAGAATGCTGGTGTGAGGTACAGGTATGAGATAACGAGGCTTGTGGGGTGAGGCTGGTGGAGAAGGCGAAGATGGCTTTGGCGATGATGAACCCGGCGACGCAGGCTAAGCTTTCAAAGATTTTCGGCTGGGTTGATGACCTGGTCGAGGCGGTTCGCGGGACTGGCCTTGAGGTCGACGAGGTCAAGAGTCAGGATGACCTTCAGGAGGTCCTGCTGAAGCTTCTTGGGAAGGCGAAGGTTAAGCACCTCAAGGACAAGAACGCGCTGGTCCTCGAGCTGGGGAAGGAGAGGAAGGTTCGCTTAACGCTGAGCTTCAAGGAGGTTGAGTGATGAGCGAACCGGTCAAACGCTTTTGTCCACTGATAAACGGAGAATGCCGGCGCCATGAGTGTATGTGGTACCTAGCCAATGGCCGGTGCGCTATCGCAGTAATGGCGGTGAGATTGGATGATTTGACCTCGGGAGTGCCGGTTATTCAACTCTTCCCGGAGTGTGAGGCAGATGAGTGATGAAGAGTTCGAGAAGTACAAGAGTGTCGGGGTCATTATTCAATTCGATTCGTCTCAAATGATCCAAGTTTCGGTCGAGGATAATGATGCATCTGCGCGAGAGTTGGTTGAGCTTGCGAGAGGATTGGTGAAGGATGTTATCAAGTTCGCGAGGGGAGAAAGGAGGAGGCCGAATTATGAGTGAGGAAGTTGATGCAAAGCCGGTTGAGCTTGAGGAGAAGGACATCACTTCCCTGGTGGAGGACGTTGAGCGGGACCTCGAGGAGATTGACGAGCTGGCCGAGGCCGAGGAAGAGGACCTCAGCGTTAGCGAGACCGGTGGCCTGATGAGCGAGGAGGAGTTCAACGCTCGCCTGGACGAGTTTCAGGAGCGGGACCACAGCCTGACGATTTTTGCCAACTACTACGTTAAAATGCTGGAGAAGAAGGCCAAGGAAATCGGCGCGGACATTGACTTCTCAATCTGGTGGGACGTTGGCCGTCCGAGCTTCAATGCCGGCCTCTGGTACATGGAGAAGGTTGAGGGTCAGCGCCTTCAGGTGAGCGGGAAGTTCGGTCTCCTCATTGGAGCGGGAAGCCTCATAATGCTGACGTGGATGTACAGGAAGGCGGTGAAGGAGGCGAAGGCCAGGGGACCTCGGGAAGTGAAGGACCAGGGGAAGGTTGAGAAAAGGACTTCCCGCCAGGAGGTCAAGGCTGAGGACAAGCCTGTGAAGACTGAGGCCGAGAAGCTGAGGGAGAAGGCGAAGCCGAAGGAGCCTGAGCCTCCGAAGAGCGAGGTTCTCGCGAAGATTGCGAAGAACCTTGGATCCTAACTTTCAACTTTTTGACTGAACAATGTTCATGGAGACTGAACAAAGATGTTCGTTTTGGGTTCCGAACTCGGGGAGATCTCAGCTGCCAAAAGAGTGTGAAAATGAACGGATGTTTAAGGTGGTGATGTGGAGTGGGGATTCTGGACATTGATATCCCGTCCTGGTCGATTGACCTCATCTACGGGAACACTGGCTCGGGGAAGAGCTACTTTGCCGGGTGGCTGGTGGAGCAGGCGTGGGAAAAAGGCAGAAGGTTTATCGTCCTGGACACGAAGGTGAAGAATCACCTTGGCCTGGTGCAGCTGAAGGGTGTCAGGCTCCTCAAGGTAATGGTTGGCAAGAGGTACAACTGGCGGAAGCTCCTTGAGTTCGACCAGGTGTTAGTTGTCCCGACGAGGGGGACGATTAACCGGCTGGGTGTTGAAGGCCTGGTCGAGCAGTATTACAAGCCTCTCCTTGATGAGATCTTTCGCAGGGACCGGGACAGGATTATCGTGGTGGAGGAGGCGCACCGCTACAATCCTTCATCGAGGAGGCCGGGGAAGGAGCTGGAACAGCTTTTCCGTGAAGGCCGTGATGGGAAGCTCTACACGGTGGCGATCACTCAGTCCATCGCGGATTTCCCGAAGCTCCTCTTCCGTCAGGCGCAGAGGCACTTCATCTTCCAGCACTACGTGCCGAACGATATCATCTACCTCAACCGGATGATTCCAGGCTTTTCTGAGCTGAATAATCAGCTTCGGGAGCATGACCTTATCGAGTTCATTCCGCCGAACAAGACGAGGATCATAAAGCGTGAGCTGGTGGTGAGGAGGACGAGGCACTTCGGGTGATGGCGTTAGGGTTTTATAGTCCTTGAGAGAACTGGGAATGAGGGGTATTTATGACGAAGCGTAAGTCTGAGAAAGGAGCGAAGCGTGTTGAGATTGACCCTGCCGCGCGAGACTTGGTCGAGCTTGCGAGAGAGGGGGGGATTGATTTCGATGAAATCAAAAAGCCGACGCGCTTCAAGAAGTACAGGATTAATTATTGACACGAGCGTGCTGGCTAACTGGGTGAACAGAGGCAGGAAGGATTTACTCTCGAAGTACAAGGGAGCTTACATCTCAGTGATTACTCTTTTTGAATTCCTCAGGGGTATCCGCGATGACAAAAGACGCAAAAGAGCATTGAGGGATTTCAAGAGGCTGTACAAAGTAATTCACGTGGACACTACGACGGCTGTCTTGGCTTCCGAGATGTATGTCAAACTTCAAAGAGAAGGAACTCCCCACGACGATGACGGTGATTTATTGGTTGCGGCAACGGCTCTCAAGAGGAACCTAACTGTTTTGACAGCGGATAATGGTTTCAAAAAGTTTAGAAAACTTGGGGTTGATGTGATTCTGACGAGGTGAGGCCGGTGGGAGTTTACCTCGACCGCGAGGCGCTTGAGATTTTGGATGAGGTGAGAGAAAGCCTGGCGAGACAGCTGGGGGTGAGGAAGGAGAGAATCTCGCGGAGCATGGCAGTCAAGCACCTCTACCACCTGAGCAAGCAGGTGCTGAAAAAATCATCGTGAGGAGTTTTCTCCCGTTTTCTGCCGTTTTCTCCCTTTTTCTGGTTCAGTGCTTAAATACTCTTAGGCCTTATTCTATGCCGAGGCCTCACGGCCTCAAAGCGAGAGCTTGAGAGGTGAGGAGAGATGGAGTGGAAGGAGATCTTTACGGGAGACTTCCTCGTGAACATGCTGAGCGTTCTGGCCGCGCTTTACATCTGGGAGAAGTTCCTGAAGAACAAGCTTTGAAGGCGAGGCAGTGAAATCAGGAGGTGAAAAGAGTGTATAAGGTTAAGGAGACTCTTGATGACGTTCTTACCCTTCAGGTGAAGTCCATCGACCTGCCGAGGAACGGCGTCATCGACAGCATTGCTTTGCTTGCTAAAATCACCCTCAGCAATTCCGGAACTTCTGACGCTACCGTCAGCATGGAGGACGTTCTCAAGGCCATCAACGAGATTCGCGTCGTCAGCAACGGCAACGTCGTCCACTACGCGCTCAGGGGAACGGACATTGCTTACCTGAACATCTACGACACTCACGGGAAGGCGCTTAGCCTCGACGATACGGTTACCGTTCCAGCCGGCGGGAGCAAGGAGGTTAAGTTCCTCATCATGCTTGACGCCGGCCAGATTCATGCACTCATAAAGGACCAGCTTCAGATTCGCGTGGACTGGAACACTAGCATAACGAGTGACGTTAGCGTTAGCGACGCTTCCATCAAGGTCACTCTGGACAAGGAGGTTTATGAGAGCGCTGAGGATTACGCGATGACTTACGCTGGTGCGGAATACGGTGAGATCTTCATTGAGGAGCCGAAGGTTTATGCAATTGAGAAGGCCTTCAACGCGCTCGGTGAGCTGACTGAGGTCTTCGAGCTTCCGGTCGGTTCGGTCCTCAAGCGTGCACTCCTTGTGTTCTACAACGATGCCGGGGAGAGAGCTGACATTGTGGACAAGTACGCGCTTGTCAGGACCAGGCCTGCAAGGATACAGCTTTACAAGATCGACTACGAGACGAGCAGGGAGCTGGACAAGGTCCAGTACAAGCTTCCGGCAGTTCCAGCCGGCATGACCATGTTCGACTACGATATGGAGATTACTCCGGGAGGCCTTGACCTCCGCGAGGAGGCCAGTGGAACCTTCAAGATTGCGCTTAAGACCAACGCTGCGGGTAAGATCCGCTACATCAGCCACGAGGTCGTTCCGCAGGTGATAACCCTCTGAGGCGGATGGGGATGGCGCGGAAGAGGAGGAAGTCTCACAGGCGGACTTCCCACCGGAGGAAGACCCGGAGGAGTAGGAGAAGGAGGAGGTGAGTTAAATGGCGATGGGTAGGCGCATCGTGACTTCTCTCCCGTATGGACTTGCTTTTGGAACTCTCTTTTACATTATCGGAGGAGTGGCGCAGAACGTGTTCCCGAGCATTACTCCGGAACTTGCAGCAGCGCTTGGCTTCACTGCAGCGGTTACGATCAACCTTGCTGAGAAGGAGTACAAGGAGCAGAAGCAGGCTTGATCTCTTTCTTTTCCTTGAATCAGCTGGCTGAAATCAGCCGGCTAAAATCACTTTTAAGGAGGGTTGAATAATGGGATATCCGAGTTTTGGAGAGTTGCCGATAAGGAGGCCTATCATTCACATACCGGGGACTTATCATGTCCTCGGGGGACCGGGACTGGGATTAATTGGGGAAAAGCCGGACGTTCCACTTCCTAAACCACCAGTTCCAAAGCCGCCGGTCATCAAGCCAAAACCACAGCCTAAGCCAGCACCAAAACCAGGACCTAAACCGGAGCCTAAGCCAGTTCAGAAAAAAGACGTATCAATTCAGGACATCCTCAGCAACCCGCGCCTGTTCGTATCAGAGGGCGGAAAGGTGAACGTGGATCTTGCGATTAAGTACCCTCAGCTTCTCAGGGCGTTTAAGACGGTTACGCTCGTTTATGCGAGGGGTAAAGCGTGGACTTATAAAGGAAGAACATTCTATGACGAAAAGGGAGCGATAACTAACTCGGGATATGGAACACTCCTCACGATAAAGAGGTGGCTTAATGACAAGGACGTTCACATTCTGGAGATACGGGTTAAAGACGATATTGTCAAAGACACTAAGAAGCTTCAGGATGTGTTAAGGCGTGTTGCTGGTTTTGCTAAGGTAGAACCAGAGCCGATTAAGAAACAGATTTATGAGCCGATTAAGAAAGAAGCAGAGAAGCTTTTAAAGCCGGTTGAGGTGAAAAAGCCTGAGCCAAAGCCGGTTGTTAAACCGCCAGCACCTACGCCGAAGCCACCGGCACCGAAGCCGGTTCCGGTTGTCAAGATTCCGGGGATTGATTTCAATACTCTCAAGTTGAGGCCGTCAATTCTGAAGAATTACCCGCGCGTTATCGTGAAATTCAGAACCGGGGAAACGGTTGATTTACCGGGGAGCTATGTATATTACAGGATCATCACAATGAGGTATAAGTGGAAGGATATAGCTGAGATTTCCCTACCGCAACCCAAATCGACTCCAAAGCCTGAACCTAAACCGATCATAACACCAAAACCGCCAGCACCGAAACCGATTCTAAAACATGAGCCTAAGCCGGACGTTCCACTTCCCAAACCACCGGTGAGCACTCCTAAACCAACACCGAAGCCAGAACCACCTAAGCCAGTTGTTAAACCGCCAGAACAGCCGAAACCGACAACAGTTAAGAAAATCGAGCATAACACGGGGATAAAGACAGTTCCCGCGCCGAAACCACCCGAGAAGAAACCGTCGGTTATCCCGAAACCACAGCCTGTTGTTAAGCCAGCGCCTAAACCAGCTCCAAAGCCAGCACCAAAACCACCCACTGGCGAGGCAATCAGGATAACCACTACTGCAGTGCAGCCTCAGCGTAAGGATGAGCTGCTGAAGTACTTGGTAATAGCACTCATTATCCTTGCACTCGCGAAGAGGTGACAGTTATGGCAGAGGTCATTAAAGTGGACTCCGGCGGAGGCTATGGACAGCTTCTCCAGGTTCTCCTTTACTTCATCTCGTTCATAGCAATCATTTACGCACTCTACAAACTCTTCGGCCTGTTCAAGGACCTAGGTCACAAAGTGGAGGAGTGGATTCACAACGCTAAGGAATTCCTAGATCCATCGGATCTCCCAAACAGGGTGGAGCAAACTGCCAGGGACATCGAGACGATCATTAAAGGAACGATAACGGGTGAACAAAACACTCCTGAGTACAATGAGGCCATGAGCAACCTCCACTATGGCGGTGCAGAGTGGGAGCCTGGAAAGGTTGCACTGCCTAAAGACTTTCACAAGACCGGGGAGATCAAGAAGTACGGCACGAAAGTTAAACCAGGCGAGACTAAAACCTTTGCAGGCGGCTGGTACACTGAAACGGTAGTGAACAACATGGTCAAGTGTCCTTACGCTGGCGGGGAGCTGATGACCAAGGAAGAGTGCCTCGCGAGGAAATACGGCTTCTCGGATTACGCGAACTTCAAGGCGTGGCTGGATTCTGTCAAGTACAGGCTCAAGCTTGAGGGGAAGGACCCGAGTAACATGAGCCTTGACCAGCTGGTTCAGTGGGGAAAGCGGTTTGACGCGGAGAAGAAGGCTAAGGAGAAGAAACAGCCTCGGCCACAGCCGTCTCTTGGGAGAAGGAGCAACTCAAAGTGCGAGATTCCGGCAGATAAAGCAGCGAAGATGAGCGAAAAAGAGATGTGCGAGTACGTGGCGAAGAACTGTCCAGAAGCGCTATCTCATCCCTCTTGGAGAAGGACCTGTTCTAAGTACGGGATAACTCCCCCGAGCAGTTCTAATGTTGTTCCTGGATACAAGACGAACGAGGAGATAATGGAAGTTGAAGCGAAGCGGTGGGAGGAGAGAGCTCGGAGGTATTCAAGCAGGAAGACGAACAGGAAGGAGCAGATCTACATCCCTCCGGTGATTAGGCATCCAAACATTTACGCGAGGTGAGAGCATGAGGCTGGATAAGGATACAATCATTCAGGGGTTCATTCTCTTCCTCTTGTGGATGGCCTTCCAGATCGAGTTCAAGAAATTCCTGGAGCGGGTGAGGTGAAATGACTCCGGATGAGCTCGCGATAGTGAGCGCGATAGTTACTCCAGCAGTCACTGCACTTCTCACAGCTTACGCAACCTCAAAGGCGAATGAGAAAGTTCTCCGGAGCATTATGGACCGCGTGGACGAGCTTGAGAATCGCATTTTCAACCACGAGCAGAGAATAAGCCGGCTTGAGGGAAGGGAGGTGAGAGTGTGACCAGGAACATTTACCTTGGCAAGCGCGTGAAGGATACGGGAAAGAAAGGCCTCGACAACCTCCGTGAGGTCAGGGACATCTGTGAGGCCATCCTCAACGACTACAAGCGCGGGAGAATCCCATATGCCAAAGCCATGAGGCGTTTGGTCTTCCTCCGCACGACGGTGATTAAGAGGAGCGAGAAGCTGGTCGGGAAGAAGCGGAAGGCTTACGCGATTGTGAGGAGATATGAGGAGCGGTTAAGGAAGATTAGGAGGTGAGAGAATGATTTTCCCGTTTACTGTGAAGATTCCGGCGAACACCAACGTTGATACTCTCGTTGGAGAGTTTGAGGTTCCAGGTGGATACTTAGCTCACATTTATATTGACATCCCGGCAGGTTGGAGTCTCACGGCTGGAATAAGGTTCGAGACTGAGGATGGAGTGAGAATTCCGAGGGATACCGGCCTTGAGCGTTACTTTACCGGCGACGATAGCAATCTCGACTTCTGGTACTCCATCCTGCCAGTCAGGCAGGGGAAAATGAAAATCTTCGGAGTAAACTACGACTCTAACGACCACTACATCACTGGCTATCTGGAGATTCTTACACCTGAAGAAATCGAAATACTACGCTACATTAACGGAGGGTGAGGGGAATGCCGGTTAAGGAGCTAAAAGGCCGGAAAGACTTCTCCCACCTTAATTATACGGAAGTGGGATCGAACATTAAGCCGGTCAAGGCCGAGGACACGGTGGATCCTGAAACGGGGAGCCTTGCACCGATACTCTATTCAGCGGTATGGGATGTGGACGCTACACAGTCCCAGACGGTTACACTTGACACGGAAAACCGCCAGTTGCTGGAGGTTTATATGAGATCCACGACTTCTCCAACGGTTCACATGGACGTTTCACCGGACGGAGTGAACTGGATTGAGGATGTAAACATCTGGAGCGGTTATAGTAAGATCAACGAGGGATTCTACAATGCCTCAAGATACGTGAGGATCAGAACCGAGCCGGCGGGGAACGCTGGGGACAAGGTTACGATCGTGATAATGGCAAAGTGAGGTGATGAAAATGCCATTTAAAGCGGGAGTCTGGCCAATTCCAAAGGGAAGAGTTAAACTTCCCGAGCCGGCAGTGAGTGATTATATAATACCCTCCACAGCAACCGCAAGCTCGGAGAACTATATTATGGCTCCTGACCCAACCGTTACCGTAAGTGGTGACGCGCTAACGTATTCACTTGATACCACAAATAAGAAAATAACTGTAAAGTATGTAGCAAATAAATGGTCTAACTCTAGTGACTATGTGGCCATAACTTTTCCCATGGACTTTACTAACATATTGCCATCAGACACTTTAATCTTAAAATTCTACGCCTATAACCAAAGATCTGACAGTAGAACCCTTGTACAAGATGGAAATGGCAACACTTTACTAGATATTCACAATATGACAGAAAACGTCCTAAAAACATACACAGTTCCGGTTGGTGACTATGCAGGTACTCAGACTGACATAATCATAAAAGTATGGGATAATTGCTCTTCAAGCAGTCACTCTTCTTCATCTAGCTACAACGTAATGACTGTCTACTACCCCGAAGCCGGGGTTAGAGCGCTAAATGCAACTGATAATGACACATCAACAATCTGGCACCCATCAACTACAGATCCCGGCAAGTGGATCTATATCGACGCCGGCGCGCCAAAGATTATCTCAGGGGTGAGAATCTACTGGGGTTCCAACGTGCCGAACAAGTTCACAGTAGAAGTCAGCACGGACGCCACAAACTGGACACCGGTTTACAAACAAACCATTCCTCCGACTCCAAACGCCTGGCAGGAGATCGGTTTCTATGCCACTTACGCAAGATATATCAGGATATATCTTGATGACCAGGGGAGCGATCCAGTTGAGATCGGGGAAATCCAATACTACTCTTCACTGGTCGAGAGAGTTGCAAGCGAGCACGGTCACGGTTCTGGTCCCGAGCCTTGGATGCGGGGTGCGAACGTGCGCTTGAGGTACGTGAGCAAGTTCGCCAACATCCAGTCAAGGATAAGTAGTCTTCAGAGGGACTTGCAAAAATCAAGAACTGTAAATGTGAAACACGTCCAGGAACTCACTGGAATCGTGCAGGACCTTAAAGAGCTGGTAAAACTCCTTCATATGTCTTGAATTCTTTTTATTGTGAGGTGATGCTCATGGCGAGTAGGGTTAAGCGTGAGAGTGAGAAGCGTAAAAAGTTAGCGGAGCGAGTGGCGAGGTATTTTAAACGGCATTACGGGATTGAACCGGATTTAGTGGATTATTACGCGCTCGTTGATACTAACCTCACTTATGAGGAGAATATTAAGAACCTCAAGCGGATCCTTGGGAAAATGGAAAAGGTGAGGAGAGCGAGGGATCAGCTTATCCGCTATGTTCGCGAGTTCGTGGACTACTGGAGGGAATATGGGGGAAGAAGCTACGCAGTGGATAAAGCAAAGAGAGCGAAGAAGGTTATTAACCTTGAGACAGCACGGCTTAAAGACATTGATGCTTGGCTAAGGAACCCTAACCGCTACGACCTCATAGGCATCGACTACCCAGAGAAGCCAAAGAGGAAAAAGAGTACGAAGAAGAAAAAGCGTTAAAGCTCCAGAATCCCCAGCTCTTCTTTTAACTTATCCACCATGTAATAGTAGATCCTCGCAGCATTCTGCACGTTCCAGCGGTAGTTTCTACCACCGACGTTTTTGGGAGCGCGTCCCTGGAGAAACTCAACGAGATGCCAGGCATCGGCCGGCGGGTTTGATACTGTGCTCATCACGTTGTCGTTCATGAAGTTCTGGAACCACTTCCTGAAAAGCGCGAGGTCCTTATGCCTCGTCGGGTTCTTTAGCATCGTCCTCTTGTAGGTGTTGTCCTTCCTCAGCTTATACCCAGAGGCCTTGAACCTCTTGAGGTCCTCAACCAGCTCAGCCGGAAAGACTGCAATGTAACCCCTTTTGGTTTGATGCTTCCTGTGAGGTAGCTTGACCCTCTCCATGTCATAGACTGCAATCTTCTCCTTCCACTCCTCAGGGAGGCCGAAGGCCTTGAAGGTGTCATCAATAACCCGTGGATCAAACTGGTTCATCAGCTCTCTGACCTCATCAGCGCGAAGGCCAGTGAAGGCGAGAAGCTTGAGGTAAAGCTTGCGCGCGTGGATAACCTCAGGCGTTGAACCCTTCACGTCCTTAATGATCTCCCTGATATCCTCGGCACTGATGACCTTGGCGGATTCCGGCCTCGCCTTTGTCTTAATGTTCGGAATGACAGCCTTGAAGTCAATGGCTTCACTCTTTCTAATTCGTCCAGTGGCCACGAGGAAGTTGATGTAACTCCTTATCGCCAAGTAGGCCTTCCTGTCGGGATTTCCGCTTGAAGTTGGTGGAATTGACTCCACAATCTTCCTCAGTTCTTCAGGAGTGTTGGCCTTCTTTCCCCAGAGGTATTTGTTGAGTTTGCTGATGTAGTCCCTGGCAAGGGAAGGAGACTCCCGCTGTATCCATTTGGCGTATTCTTCGCGGTCACGACCGTAGTGGATTTTGGCCGTGGAATCAATCAAAGCATCTGTAAAAACGTCTTGGGTCTCCGGCTCGCTTTTTGTCGTTGCGTCAAGAAGAGGCCTTCTTTCCCCAAAATCCGCCATCTCGAGTCCCGCGCCTTCCCAGGCTAGGCTACCCCGGCGCCCACCAATGACGGAAAGGGGGGGAAGTTTATAAATTTTGCTAGCTCTGCAGGACATGAAGTTTTCTGCTCTGGATGATATGTGACAGCCCAAAATGTCCTTCATCACTAGAAACCCTGAAAATCTAAGCGCAGATACCTAACTGGCCAAAATGCAATAACTCCGGGCCGATATATGCTGAAAATGACAAAATCGTTACAAAATCCTTAAATATTCTGACAACTTAAGAAGGTTGGGGGGATAGCGGTGAGCAGGACTGGAATTGAATACTTTGATAAGTATATTCTTAAGGACGGCTTTCCCGATGGCTCCTTAATTCTGGTGGCCGGAGAGCCGGGGGCAGGAAAGACCATATTCTCGGCCACGTTCGTGTACAACGGTGCTAAGAAGTTTGGAGAGAGGGGAGTCTATATCTCGTTTGCGGAAACTAAGAAAGAGTTCTACGAAGCAATGAAGCAACTTGGAATGGACTTTGAAGAGCTCGAAAACAAAGGACTCTTCAAGTTCATAGATCTTGTTACGGTTGGTAAGGAGGCTATAGACAAGGAGATAGGGTTTTTGATGGAGGAACTAGCAAGATTCCAGCCAAAGAGGGTTGTTCTGGACTCTATAAGCGTGTTTGCACAGATTCTAGGTCTCGAAAAAACAAGGGTATTCCTCCACACGATGCTTGGAAGGTTTATAAAGGCCCAAAACTCAACCGCCCTCCTGATAGCCGAGAAACCCGTAGGGACAGAAAAAATAGGCTACGGTATCGAGGAGTTCGTTGTTGATGGAGTAATCATTCTCAAGTACGAGGCCTTGGGTGAGGTCTCGAGAAGGATAATGGAAATCCCGAAGATAAGGAGGAGAAGCGTTGAGCGGACCCAGTACGAGTACGTCATAACCAGCAAGGGGATTGAGTTCTTAGAGATCCCCGAACTCAGGAGAGAAGAAATGGGGTACACAACAGAAAGGATCACGACCGGCATAGACAGGCTCGACGAAATGCTTGGTGGGGGAATCTACAAAGGGTCGAGCGTTT is a genomic window of Thermococcus guaymasensis DSM 11113 containing:
- a CDS encoding YlcI/YnfO family protein, encoding MRTKTVSARVGLEFYERVKAEAEKRGETVSDLVRRALERELKRPWWRFW
- a CDS encoding helicase HerA domain-containing protein; this encodes MGILDIDIPSWSIDLIYGNTGSGKSYFAGWLVEQAWEKGRRFIVLDTKVKNHLGLVQLKGVRLLKVMVGKRYNWRKLLEFDQVLVVPTRGTINRLGVEGLVEQYYKPLLDEIFRRDRDRIIVVEEAHRYNPSSRRPGKELEQLFREGRDGKLYTVAITQSIADFPKLLFRQAQRHFIFQHYVPNDIIYLNRMIPGFSELNNQLREHDLIEFIPPNKTRIIKRELVVRRTRHFG
- a CDS encoding type II toxin-antitoxin system VapC family toxin: MLANWVNRGRKDLLSKYKGAYISVITLFEFLRGIRDDKRRKRALRDFKRLYKVIHVDTTTAVLASEMYVKLQREGTPHDDDGDLLVAATALKRNLTVLTADNGFKKFRKLGVDVILTR
- a CDS encoding discoidin domain-containing protein, which gives rise to MKMPFKAGVWPIPKGRVKLPEPAVSDYIIPSTATASSENYIMAPDPTVTVSGDALTYSLDTTNKKITVKYVANKWSNSSDYVAITFPMDFTNILPSDTLILKFYAYNQRSDSRTLVQDGNGNTLLDIHNMTENVLKTYTVPVGDYAGTQTDIIIKVWDNCSSSSHSSSSSYNVMTVYYPEAGVRALNATDNDTSTIWHPSTTDPGKWIYIDAGAPKIISGVRIYWGSNVPNKFTVEVSTDATNWTPVYKQTIPPTPNAWQEIGFYATYARYIRIYLDDQGSDPVEIGEIQYYSSLVERVASEHGHGSGPEPWMRGANVRLRYVSKFANIQSRISSLQRDLQKSRTVNVKHVQELTGIVQDLKELVKLLHMS
- a CDS encoding integrase — protein: MADFGERRPLLDATTKSEPETQDVFTDALIDSTAKIHYGRDREEYAKWIQRESPSLARDYISKLNKYLWGKKANTPEELRKIVESIPPTSSGNPDRKAYLAIRSYINFLVATGRIRKSEAIDFKAVIPNIKTKARPESAKVISAEDIREIIKDVKGSTPEVIHARKLYLKLLAFTGLRADEVRELMNQFDPRVIDDTFKAFGLPEEWKEKIAVYDMERVKLPHRKHQTKRGYIAVFPAELVEDLKRFKASGYKLRKDNTYKRTMLKNPTRHKDLALFRKWFQNFMNDNVMSTVSNPPADAWHLVEFLQGRAPKNVGGRNYRWNVQNAARIYYYMVDKLKEELGILEL
- a CDS encoding ATPase domain-containing protein → MSRTGIEYFDKYILKDGFPDGSLILVAGEPGAGKTIFSATFVYNGAKKFGERGVYISFAETKKEFYEAMKQLGMDFEELENKGLFKFIDLVTVGKEAIDKEIGFLMEELARFQPKRVVLDSISVFAQILGLEKTRVFLHTMLGRFIKAQNSTALLIAEKPVGTEKIGYGIEEFVVDGVIILKYEALGEVSRRIMEIPKIRRRSVERTQYEYVITSKGIEFLEIPELRREEMGYTTERITTGIDRLDEMLGGGIYKGSSVLLVGMTGTGKSTFALHFVIANALQGRKAVYISFEEPMDQIIRAAKNYGLPIEEAMEENLRIFTWIPESMTPVHTFLRIRKIIEEFDPEVLVIDSLTSLRQHMEGKELAKMLRYLGLITKARRITTYFTLNEETNFEVVPFTGASTMVDVIIGLRYHVQDGSIERRMAIVKSRASNHSRKIHKYEITDKGVEIYE